The Tumebacillus amylolyticus region GATACGGGTACCGCGCGGGGACTTGTCTTCTTTGATGATGACAGCTGCGTTTTCGTCGAAACGGATGTACGTGCCATCTTTGCGACGAGCGCCAGACTTGGAACGAACGATGACAGCCTTTACGACGTCACCCTTCTTGACAACGCCTCCGGGCGTTGCGCTTTTCACCGAAGCGATGATGATGTCGCCGATGTTCGCGCTCTTGCGGTTAGAACCACCGAGCACGCGGAAGCACATGATTTCCTTCGCGCCAGAGTTGTCTGCTACGACCAGACGAGATTGCGGTTGAATCACGTTTGGTACCTCCCTTCAGATTGAGCTTGGGGAACCGATCTATACGATTAGAGGATGATTGCTTCCTCTACGACTTCAACCAGGCGCCAGCGCTTGTCTTTGGACAGCGGGCGGGTTTCCATGATCTTAACAACATCACCGATTTTTGCGGTGTTGTTCTCATCGTGAGCCTTGAATTTCTTGGTTACGATGACGAGCTTCCCGTAGAGCGGGTGTTTCTTTTGCTCTTCGATAGCTACAAC contains the following coding sequences:
- the rplN gene encoding 50S ribosomal protein L14: MIQPQSRLVVADNSGAKEIMCFRVLGGSNRKSANIGDIIIASVKSATPGGVVKKGDVVKAVIVRSKSGARRKDGTYIRFDENAAVIIKEDKSPRGTRIFGPVARELRDKDFMKILSLAPEVL
- the rpsQ gene encoding 30S ribosomal protein S17 gives rise to the protein MSDRNYRKVRTGKVVSDKMDKTIVVAIEEQKKHPLYGKLVIVTKKFKAHDENNTAKIGDVVKIMETRPLSKDKRWRLVEVVEEAIIL